The Mycolicibacterium aurum genome segment GCGCCCGAGATCTCCACCTGGCCGAATGACGATCCGCACCTTGTCGGGAGCGCCTGCGGTACCTGTCGAGCCACCACGTTTCCGGTGCAACAGCGTTGCCCGAAGTGCAGTGGTGGCGACATGTCCGACGTGCTTCTGCCGCGGCGCGGCACGCTGATCGCCTGGACGACGCAGGGCTTTCCGCCCGGCTCACCGTACAAGGGACCCACGGGCAAGGACTTCGTACCGTTCGGCGTCGGCCTCGTCCAGCTCGAGGACGTCATCCGCGTCGAGGGTCGGCTCA includes the following:
- a CDS encoding Zn-ribbon domain-containing OB-fold protein; its protein translation is MPTTQRALAPEISTWPNDDPHLVGSACGTCRATTFPVQQRCPKCSGGDMSDVLLPRRGTLIAWTTQGFPPGSPYKGPTGKDFVPFGVGLVQLEDVIRVEGRLTENDPAKLQFGQEVELTMLPFTTDADGTEVVTFAFAPVGE